A stretch of the Planktothricoides raciborskii GIHE-MW2 genome encodes the following:
- a CDS encoding HNH endonuclease yields the protein MSNSESSKNQNRDINYYSEIFSSLNVSRNKTKGQAYYKPILLLSVIDLITQGTIQDNKIFVSDELIDNFKKYWNVLSSDSSYKGGLHYPFFHLQSEGFWHLKFTDKFNGLQPKTTNKLKEAVEYASLDLELFELLQDNNSLQELIDTLIAVWFADYQQEIEDILRVNESLQENHNQQPQDDEFSDFEKKPKLVIRKALVRNSFFRKAVVHVYDYRCAICRLKVTRNLTQNIVDGAHIQPFAQFYNSHINNGLSLCKNHHWAFDRGWLSIDDNYRILVAEDLQEDSPNAKPLKEFHFENISLPNLEQYFPSIKALDWHRKNIFRP from the coding sequence ATGAGTAACAGTGAATCATCAAAAAATCAGAATCGGGATATAAATTACTATTCAGAAATTTTTTCTAGTTTGAATGTAAGTCGGAATAAAACCAAGGGACAGGCTTATTATAAGCCTATTTTACTTTTATCAGTAATTGATTTAATTACACAAGGAACAATCCAAGATAATAAAATATTTGTCTCAGATGAATTAATTGATAACTTTAAAAAATACTGGAATGTCTTATCGTCTGATTCCTCGTATAAAGGCGGTTTACATTATCCATTTTTTCATTTACAAAGTGAGGGATTTTGGCATTTAAAATTTACAGACAAATTTAATGGCTTACAACCCAAAACTACCAATAAGCTAAAAGAAGCAGTTGAATATGCTAGTTTGGATCTAGAATTATTTGAATTATTGCAAGATAATAATTCTCTGCAAGAATTGATTGATACTCTGATTGCTGTCTGGTTCGCCGATTACCAACAAGAAATAGAAGATATTTTACGAGTCAATGAATCATTACAAGAAAACCATAACCAACAGCCACAAGATGATGAATTTTCCGATTTCGAGAAAAAACCTAAGTTAGTCATCAGAAAAGCATTAGTCAGAAATTCTTTCTTTCGTAAAGCAGTTGTTCATGTCTATGATTACCGATGTGCAATTTGTAGATTAAAAGTCACAAGAAACTTAACTCAAAATATTGTCGATGGAGCGCATATTCAACCATTTGCACAGTTTTATAACAGTCATATTAATAACGGACTTTCACTGTGTAAAAATCATCATTGGGCATTCGATCGCGGTTGGTTGAGTATAGATGATAATTATAGAATTTTAGTAGCTGAAGATTTACAAGAAGATTCACCGAATGCCAAGCCATTAAAAGAGTTTCATTTTGAAAATATTTCTTTACCAAATTTAGAGCAATATTTTCCCAGTATTAAAGCATTAGACTGGCATAGAAAAAATATATTTAGACCATAA